One window of Salegentibacter sp. Hel_I_6 genomic DNA carries:
- a CDS encoding lipopolysaccharide kinase InaA family protein, whose amino-acid sequence MKIYISPHYKISKENIENLLSNFKENGQLLFEGSRNEIKVVECEDRDLNIKAFKPPNFVNRYMYVTLRKSKAQRSFEYAHKLLETGVGTPRPVAYAETIKNGALDKSFYISEHLEYELTFRDLDLAKEGHEAILRDFTRFTYYLHENKIEFLDHSPGNTLIKTPKGKAEFYLVDLNRMNFRTLSFEDRMNNFSRLSQDVEIFKVMANEYALKIDKSEEEVLEKMLYYNNRFFEQRSRKRRFKNKLKKIAGFS is encoded by the coding sequence ATGAAAATCTATATTTCTCCTCATTATAAAATTTCTAAAGAGAATATAGAGAACCTTTTGTCTAATTTTAAAGAAAATGGCCAGCTTCTTTTTGAAGGTAGCAGGAACGAAATTAAAGTGGTTGAATGCGAGGATAGGGATTTGAATATAAAAGCTTTTAAACCTCCTAATTTTGTTAATCGCTATATGTATGTGACCCTACGAAAATCTAAAGCTCAGCGCTCTTTTGAATATGCTCATAAACTTTTAGAAACAGGAGTGGGTACTCCAAGGCCCGTAGCTTATGCCGAAACAATAAAAAATGGAGCTTTGGATAAGAGCTTTTATATTAGCGAGCATTTAGAATATGAACTTACCTTTAGGGATCTTGATTTAGCTAAAGAAGGTCACGAAGCTATTTTGAGGGATTTTACCAGATTCACATATTATCTTCACGAAAATAAAATAGAATTTTTAGATCATTCTCCGGGTAATACCCTTATTAAAACACCTAAAGGAAAGGCTGAATTTTATCTGGTAGATCTTAATAGAATGAACTTCAGGACTCTTAGCTTTGAAGACAGAATGAATAATTTTTCTCGTTTAAGTCAGGATGTGGAGATTTTTAAGGTTATGGCTAATGAATATGCCCTGAAAATTGATAAATCCGAAGAAGAAGTGCTTGAAAAAATGCTGTATTACAATAATCGCTTTTTTGAACAGCGAAGCAGGAAAAGACGTTTTAAGAATAAATTGAAAAAAATAGCTGGATTCAGTTAA
- a CDS encoding glycosyltransferase gives MTGQTILVTGVDIDPQYNRTLILLNGLKKLGFDVEVFNFSEFTPANADEIKRLSEKAYFTYVPSFGHKAVSFVKKNSACDVVFDPLISKYMTNVKDYNLYGKISYEALRSKYRDQRSISKADFIIFDTRSHRDYFLEKYRLKKNKTGILYVGANTLDFSNSASHSVKSDTFRVGFLGHFIPLQGVLKILEAAKLLKQKTNIEFTLIGEGFEFKKAVDFANDHKLTNVKFEGKLPYTALDAHINSFDLCLGIFGDTFKSKVVIPNKIFNYASCSKPVLTLDSDAIREIFTHREDIYLCSGDAESISEAILKLKEDLDLREKIGENIGKLVSDNFNEVKTASTLVNLYQNFKEENSV, from the coding sequence ATGACCGGGCAAACAATTCTAGTTACAGGAGTAGATATCGATCCTCAGTATAACAGGACGCTTATTCTCCTTAACGGACTTAAAAAATTAGGGTTTGATGTTGAAGTATTCAATTTTTCTGAATTTACCCCTGCAAACGCTGATGAAATTAAAAGATTAAGCGAGAAAGCTTATTTTACTTATGTTCCAAGTTTTGGCCATAAAGCGGTAAGTTTTGTAAAAAAGAACTCTGCCTGCGATGTAGTTTTTGATCCGCTTATTTCCAAATACATGACTAATGTAAAAGACTATAATCTATATGGTAAGATTAGTTATGAAGCTTTGCGTTCTAAATATAGAGATCAAAGATCCATCAGCAAAGCCGATTTTATAATTTTCGATACCCGAAGTCACAGGGATTATTTTTTAGAAAAATATAGGCTAAAAAAAAACAAAACCGGAATTCTTTATGTTGGAGCAAATACTTTAGATTTTTCTAACTCTGCATCCCATTCTGTAAAAAGTGATACTTTTCGGGTTGGATTTCTGGGGCATTTCATCCCATTACAGGGAGTTTTGAAGATTCTTGAAGCGGCTAAACTTTTAAAGCAAAAAACTAATATTGAATTCACCCTCATTGGTGAAGGTTTTGAGTTTAAAAAAGCGGTAGATTTCGCAAACGACCATAAATTAACAAATGTGAAATTTGAAGGAAAGCTACCTTATACAGCATTAGACGCTCATATTAACTCCTTTGATCTATGTTTGGGTATATTTGGTGATACTTTTAAATCTAAAGTAGTCATTCCAAACAAGATCTTTAATTATGCTAGCTGTTCAAAACCTGTGCTTACTTTAGACTCTGATGCCATAAGGGAAATTTTCACACACCGGGAAGACATTTATCTTTGTTCTGGAGATGCAGAATCAATTTCAGAAGCAATTCTAAAGCTTAAAGAAGATCTGGATTTAAGAGAAAAAATAGGAGAAAATATTGGAAAGCTTGTAAGCGATAATTTTAATGAAGTAAAAACTGCTTCAACACTGGTAAATTTATATCAAAATTTTAAAGAAGAAAATTCTGTTTAA
- a CDS encoding glycosyltransferase gives MKIIHINLAKTWRGGERQVALLFKGLQNQGIDQLLICSKNSALANYAQEQDWNFLAIPRSPFFLLAQARTITRLSKKGYNIIHCHESKAHTLGILAKTIWNSNQKLIVHRRVIFPIKKKITTAVKYSEKHLEKIICISRAVEESVKKSIAFNKIVVVPSLIEINSKTLTTSVLREPFRIKSEFIVGYIAALTKEKDHYTFLDTAKEILETKELNVHFVIIGEGELKNELKAYSEKLGITKNLSFTGFIKDIQAAINEVDLLLFTSTSEGLGTTILDFFVAKKPVVATRSGGAEELIINGETGYLCDCGNSKDLKEKVLLILKNPEKKQEIVNKAYKFVQNFNIEKGSLKTLEVYKSVE, from the coding sequence ATGAAGATAATTCATATAAACCTGGCAAAGACCTGGAGAGGCGGTGAAAGGCAGGTAGCCTTATTATTTAAAGGCTTACAGAATCAGGGGATTGACCAACTTTTAATTTGTTCAAAAAACAGTGCATTAGCAAATTATGCGCAAGAACAGGACTGGAATTTTCTTGCAATTCCACGATCTCCTTTTTTTCTGCTAGCACAGGCCAGGACCATAACCAGATTAAGCAAAAAAGGTTATAATATTATTCACTGCCACGAATCTAAGGCACATACCTTAGGAATTCTAGCTAAAACTATATGGAATAGCAACCAAAAACTTATTGTACACCGGCGTGTAATTTTTCCTATTAAAAAGAAAATTACTACCGCCGTAAAATATTCTGAAAAACATCTTGAAAAAATAATTTGTATCTCCCGGGCTGTAGAAGAAAGTGTAAAAAAGAGCATAGCATTCAATAAAATAGTGGTTGTGCCAAGTTTGATAGAAATAAATAGTAAAACACTTACTACATCAGTCTTAAGAGAACCTTTTAGAATTAAATCAGAGTTTATCGTGGGCTATATTGCCGCGCTTACTAAAGAAAAAGATCACTATACCTTTCTGGACACGGCTAAAGAGATTTTGGAAACAAAAGAACTTAATGTTCATTTTGTAATCATTGGCGAGGGGGAGTTAAAAAATGAACTAAAGGCCTATAGCGAGAAATTAGGCATCACCAAAAACCTTAGCTTTACAGGTTTTATAAAAGATATACAGGCTGCAATTAACGAGGTAGACTTATTACTCTTCACCTCAACCTCAGAGGGGCTTGGCACCACAATTCTAGACTTTTTTGTAGCTAAAAAACCTGTAGTAGCCACCAGAAGTGGTGGAGCTGAAGAACTCATTATCAACGGAGAAACAGGATATTTATGTGATTGCGGCAATAGTAAGGACTTGAAAGAAAAAGTGCTTTTGATATTAAAAAATCCCGAAAAGAAACAAGAAATAGTAAATAAAGCCTATAAATTTGTCCAAAATTTCAATATTGAAAAGGGTAGCTTAAAAACTCTGGAAGTATATAAAAGTGTAGAATGA
- a CDS encoding glycosyltransferase family 1 protein — translation MNIGYEAKRVFHNTTGLGNYSRDLVSILSSFYPKNKYYLYNPKPGKKQLYKPTSPVEEKLPITPKDRFLNNLWRRRNIVKDLKKDNIEIFHGLSGEIPLGLNKTNIKSVVTIHDLIFLRYPEFYSFFDKKIYKRKFTHAAKTADAVIAVSQQTKDDIVDFLKIAPEKIEVIYQGCQKEYKTLYPAEAIDKVIEKYKLPQDYLLNVGTIESRKNIFAAVKAIKDIDTHLIIVGSLTSYAEKIKEYIEKEGMEKKVTFLNGLSTYELAALYQGAKIFIYPSLFEGFGIPIIEALYSKTPVITTNYGCFPEAGGPDSVYVDPNNISEISDNISSLLKDEDQRKKIAEKSFAYVQKFSDENIASNMIALYGKLVK, via the coding sequence ATGAATATAGGTTACGAAGCAAAAAGAGTTTTTCACAATACAACCGGCCTGGGGAATTATAGCCGGGATTTAGTTAGTATTTTAAGCTCTTTTTATCCAAAAAATAAATATTACCTATACAATCCCAAACCAGGAAAAAAACAGCTTTATAAACCAACCTCACCGGTAGAAGAAAAATTGCCTATAACACCAAAGGATAGATTTCTTAATAATCTTTGGAGAAGACGAAATATAGTTAAAGACCTTAAAAAAGATAATATTGAAATCTTTCATGGACTTTCAGGTGAAATTCCTTTGGGCCTTAATAAAACTAATATCAAAAGTGTAGTGACCATACACGATTTAATTTTTTTACGCTATCCTGAATTTTATTCCTTTTTTGATAAGAAAATCTATAAAAGAAAATTTACCCATGCAGCTAAAACAGCTGATGCGGTTATAGCAGTGAGTCAACAAACCAAAGACGATATCGTAGACTTCCTTAAAATAGCGCCTGAAAAAATTGAAGTTATTTATCAGGGCTGTCAGAAAGAATACAAAACCTTATATCCTGCCGAAGCGATTGATAAAGTAATTGAGAAATATAAGCTTCCGCAAGATTATCTATTAAATGTAGGAACCATAGAAAGCAGAAAGAACATTTTTGCCGCTGTAAAAGCCATAAAAGATATAGATACTCATCTTATTATAGTTGGTTCTCTAACTTCTTATGCTGAAAAAATAAAAGAATATATTGAGAAAGAAGGAATGGAAAAGAAAGTAACTTTTCTAAACGGACTTTCAACTTACGAACTCGCGGCCCTTTACCAGGGAGCTAAAATTTTTATATATCCTTCACTTTTTGAAGGTTTCGGAATTCCAATAATAGAAGCACTTTATTCCAAAACACCGGTAATAACTACTAATTACGGCTGTTTTCCAGAGGCCGGAGGACCAGATAGCGTGTATGTTGACCCAAATAATATTTCAGAAATTTCAGATAACATAAGCAGCTTGCTTAAAGATGAAGATCAACGGAAAAAAATTGCAGAAAAATCCTTCGCCTACGTTCAGAAGTTTTCAGACGAAAATATTGCTTCAAATATGATTGCTCTTTATGGAAAGTTGGTAAAATGA
- a CDS encoding glycosyltransferase family 2 protein — protein MNSINTSVILSTYNSESRLRKVLWSYSVQTYKNFEIVIADDGSGQSTENLVNEFKKEFKMPLTHVWQEDHGFQKSKILNKAIVSTNSEYIIFSDGDCIARSDFVEQHIKNRRRNHFLSGGYNKLNAKLSSLIEKEEIINQKCFDIKWLKKQGLPSSFKNNKITSKGWKARFLNRITPTIPTWNGHNSSGWKDDILKVNGFDERMQYGGQDREMGERLINLGVKAIQIRYTAICLHLDHTRTYKNEDSLKKNREIRNKTKSENKIKTSYGIKL, from the coding sequence ATGAATTCCATTAATACATCGGTGATTCTAAGTACTTATAATTCAGAGTCAAGACTCAGGAAGGTGCTTTGGAGTTATTCAGTACAAACTTATAAAAATTTTGAAATTGTTATAGCCGATGATGGTTCAGGGCAGAGTACTGAGAATTTGGTGAACGAGTTTAAGAAAGAATTTAAAATGCCTTTAACTCATGTATGGCAGGAAGACCACGGATTTCAGAAATCCAAAATTTTGAATAAGGCGATTGTATCTACAAATAGTGAATATATAATTTTTAGCGATGGCGATTGCATCGCCAGATCAGATTTTGTTGAGCAACATATAAAAAACCGAAGAAGAAATCATTTTTTAAGCGGGGGGTATAATAAACTTAATGCAAAACTATCGAGTTTAATAGAGAAGGAAGAAATTATAAATCAAAAATGTTTTGATATCAAGTGGCTTAAAAAACAAGGTTTACCAAGTTCTTTTAAAAATAATAAGATTACTTCAAAAGGTTGGAAAGCTAGATTCTTGAATAGGATTACCCCTACAATCCCTACCTGGAACGGCCATAATTCCTCAGGCTGGAAAGATGATATTTTAAAGGTGAATGGCTTTGATGAAAGAATGCAATACGGCGGACAGGATCGGGAAATGGGGGAGCGGTTAATTAATCTGGGAGTTAAAGCAATTCAAATTAGATATACTGCAATTTGTCTACATCTGGATCATACCCGAACCTACAAAAATGAAGATTCTCTAAAAAAAAATAGAGAAATAAGGAATAAAACAAAGTCGGAAAATAAAATAAAAACTTCTTACGGCATCAAACTTTAG